From the Rhinolophus sinicus isolate RSC01 linkage group LG02, ASM3656204v1, whole genome shotgun sequence genome, one window contains:
- the AVPR1A gene encoding vasopressin V1a receptor isoform X2: MDSMRFAGGRDAGSAGNSSLWWVPATGGANASRETEALGEGGDPQRDVRNEELAKLEIAVLAVTFVVAVLGNSSVLLALHRTPRKTSRMHLFIRHLSLADLAVAFFQVLPQLCWDITYRFRGPDGLCRVVKHLQVFVMFVSAYMLVVMTADRYIAVCHPLKTLQQPARRSRLMIAAAWVLSFVLSTPQYFVFSMVEVNNVTKAYDCWATFIQPWGSRAYVTWMTGSIFVAPVVILGTCYGFICYHIWRNVRGKTASRQGKGAEGTGGAFHNGLLLEPCVSSVKTISRAKIRTVKMTFVIVTAYIVCWAPFFIIQMWSVWDDKLAWSRKTQPSPSLHYWLP, from the coding sequence ATGGACAGCATGCGTTTCGCCGGAGGCCGCGATGCGGGGTCCGCAGGCAACTCCAGCCTATGGTGGGTTCCGGCCACCGGCGGGGCCAATGCGAGCCGGGAAACGGAGGCGCTCGGGGAAGGTGGAGATCCGCAGAGGGATGTGCGCAACGAGGAGCTGGCCAAACTGGAGATAGCCGTGCTGGCCGTGACTTTCGTGGTGGCCGTGCTGGGTAACAGTAGTGTCTTGCTCGCGCTGCACCGCACGCCTCGCAAGACGTCCCGTATGCACCTCTTCATCCGTCACCTCAGCCTGGCCGACCTGGCCGTCGCTTTCTTCCAGGTGCTGCCGCAGCTATGCTGGGACATCACCTACCGTTTCCGAGGACCCGACGGGCTGTGCCGCGTGGTGAAGCACTTGCAGGTCTTTGTCATGTTTGTGTCGGCTTACATGCTGGTGGTCATGACCGCCGACCGCTACATCGCGGTGTGCCACCCGCTGAAGACGCTGCAGCAGCCGGCGCGCCGCTCGCGCCTCATGATCGCTGCCGCCTGGGTGCTGAGCTTTGTACTGAGCACCCCGCAGTATTTCGTCTTCTCCATGGTCGAGGTGAACAACGTCACCAAGGCCTACGACTGCTGGGCCACCTTCATCCAGCCCTGGGGTTCCCGCGCCTACGTAACCTGGATGACCGGCAGCATCTTCGTGGCACCTGTGGTCATCCTGGGCACCTGCTATGGCTTCATCTGCTACCACATCTGGCGCAACGTCCGCGGAAAGACGGCGTCACGCCAGGGCAAGGGCGCCGAGGGCACTGGTGGCGCTTTCCACAACGGGCTCCTGCTCGAGCCCTGTGTCAGCAGCGTGAAGACCATTTCCCGCGCCAAGATACGCACCGTGAAGATGACTTTCGTGATCGTGACAGCTTACATCGTTTGCTGGGCGCCCTTCTTCATCATCCAGATGTGGTCTGTCTGGGATGACAAATTAGCCTGG